In Sphingobacteriaceae bacterium, one genomic interval encodes:
- a CDS encoding long-chain fatty acid--CoA ligase — protein sequence MTVKRVFDILNKLGGSEKKPDILNQKKNKQWVNYSTDDFIEKVNYISSALIDLQLSKDDTAAIMSPNCPAWNFCDYGIQQAGLVSVPIYPTVGADDLRFILQHSEAKLIFISDKNILKKLISIEKDLPHLKHVISFEETEGIQSLEDFTNKGKSVYNEEKLNQIKSGISEKDVFTILYTSGTTGSPKGVMITHDGLLSNVRAIQDIVPFSPKWKALSFLPLNHVYERVLNTLYLYQNTSIYYAENFETIGDNCREIHPQLFVAVPRVLERVLDKISSAGEKLTGFKKKIFDLSMRLAESYELKGENGIWYEIQRKICDKLVYSKWRAAVGGELYCVVSGGAALNPRLERIFFCAGIPCLQGYGLTETSVVIAVNQFKDNSIKFGTVGPVVKSVEVKIAEDGEILMKGPSLMKGYYKNPEATTEAIDSAGWFHTGDIGEFIENKFLKITDRKKELFKSSAGKYISPVMLENKLKECKYIEQCMVIGENQKFPSAIIIPSLSAFKEYCSIHNINWDGNEAMFNNETLNKIIQDHVKNINKSLAPHEQLKRCRLIKGSWTVEGGEITPKLSLKRKIINQKHKTEINEIFGSAEN from the coding sequence ATGACAGTAAAAAGGGTTTTTGACATTCTTAATAAATTGGGAGGATCTGAGAAGAAACCCGACATTTTAAATCAGAAAAAAAACAAACAATGGGTAAATTACAGTACTGATGATTTTATTGAAAAAGTAAATTATATCAGTTCGGCATTAATTGACCTGCAATTATCTAAAGATGATACAGCGGCAATTATGTCCCCTAACTGTCCGGCCTGGAATTTTTGCGATTATGGCATTCAACAAGCCGGATTAGTTTCTGTTCCAATTTACCCAACTGTTGGTGCCGACGATCTGAGATTTATTTTACAGCATAGTGAGGCAAAATTGATTTTTATTTCAGATAAAAACATTCTTAAAAAACTAATATCCATTGAAAAAGATCTTCCGCATTTAAAACATGTTATTTCCTTTGAGGAAACAGAAGGCATCCAATCTTTAGAAGATTTCACGAATAAAGGAAAAAGTGTATATAATGAAGAAAAACTAAATCAGATAAAAAGCGGTATTTCCGAAAAAGATGTTTTCACCATTTTATACACCTCCGGAACAACCGGCTCTCCAAAGGGTGTAATGATTACGCATGATGGACTCTTAAGTAATGTGAGAGCAATCCAAGACATAGTACCATTTTCACCAAAATGGAAGGCGCTTAGTTTTTTGCCGCTAAATCATGTGTATGAACGGGTATTGAATACTTTGTATTTATATCAAAATACTTCCATTTATTACGCCGAAAATTTTGAAACCATTGGTGATAATTGTCGTGAAATTCACCCGCAATTGTTTGTTGCGGTGCCTCGTGTATTGGAAAGAGTACTTGACAAAATTTCATCTGCCGGAGAAAAACTTACCGGTTTCAAGAAAAAGATTTTTGATTTAAGTATGCGGCTAGCTGAATCGTATGAGTTAAAAGGAGAAAATGGTATTTGGTACGAGATACAAAGAAAAATTTGCGATAAACTGGTTTACTCCAAGTGGAGGGCTGCCGTTGGGGGTGAATTGTATTGTGTTGTGAGTGGCGGAGCAGCTTTAAATCCGAGGTTAGAGCGAATCTTTTTTTGTGCAGGAATTCCATGTTTACAGGGATATGGATTAACAGAAACTTCGGTCGTAATTGCTGTAAATCAATTTAAAGATAATTCCATCAAATTTGGCACCGTTGGCCCGGTAGTAAAATCTGTCGAAGTAAAAATTGCTGAGGATGGAGAAATTTTGATGAAGGGTCCTAGTTTAATGAAGGGATATTATAAAAATCCGGAAGCCACAACTGAGGCTATTGATTCAGCAGGATGGTTCCATACCGGCGATATTGGGGAGTTTATTGAAAACAAATTTTTAAAAATCACTGACCGGAAAAAAGAATTATTTAAAAGCAGTGCCGGAAAATATATTTCTCCGGTGATGCTCGAAAATAAATTGAAAGAATGTAAATATATTGAACAGTGTATGGTTATTGGCGAAAATCAAAAATTTCCGTCAGCAATAATTATTCCCTCATTAAGTGCATTTAAAGAATATTGCAGTATTCACAATATTAATTGGGACGGCAATGAAGCTATGTTTAATAACGAAACATTAAATAAAATTATTCAAGATCATGTTAAAAACATCAACAAGTCGCTTGCGCCACACGAACAATTAAAAAGATGCAGATTAATTAAAGGAAGTTGGACTGTTGAAGGAGGCGAAATAACTCCAAAATTGAGTTTAAAAAGAAAAATAATAAACCAAAAACACAAAACGGAAATAAA